One window of Isachenkonia alkalipeptolytica genomic DNA carries:
- a CDS encoding helix-turn-helix domain-containing protein: MLRHKAYKFRIYPNREQEILIAKTIGCSRFVYNHFLRLWNEAYAATGKGLTYHACAAMIPQMKKNEGTLWLQEVDSISLQSSVKIFPMPFPDFSKNKITHRSLKVKRTRFKAIQRKM, translated from the coding sequence GTGCTACGCCACAAAGCCTATAAATTTCGAATCTATCCGAATCGGGAGCAGGAGATCTTAATTGCTAAAACCATCGGCTGTTCCCGGTTTGTCTACAATCATTTTTTACGTTTGTGGAATGAAGCCTATGCTGCAACCGGTAAAGGGTTAACCTATCATGCCTGCGCAGCAATGATTCCTCAAATGAAAAAGAATGAAGGGACCCTTTGGTTACAAGAAGTGGATAGCATTTCTCTTCAGTCCTCTGTAAAAATCTTTCCGATGCCTTTTCCCGATTTTTCAAAAAACAAAATAACCCACCGCAGTTTAAAAGTAAAAAGAACCCGGTTCAAAGCTATACAACGAAAAATGTGA
- a CDS encoding DJ-1/PfpI family protein yields MLCSQESYDFSHERFKAFICTGALPLGKSGILKGKKATTYHLSQGKRQKQLEDFGATIGSEAIVTEGNIITSRGPSTALGVAFKLLEMLTSTEEAEKTKELMGF; encoded by the coding sequence ATGCTCTGTTCCCAAGAATCTTATGACTTCAGTCATGAGAGGTTCAAAGCTTTCATTTGTACCGGTGCCCTGCCTCTTGGGAAAAGCGGTATACTGAAGGGCAAAAAAGCCACCACCTATCATTTATCCCAGGGCAAAAGACAAAAGCAGTTGGAAGATTTTGGTGCAACAATCGGGAGTGAGGCGATTGTCACCGAGGGAAACATTATTACCTCCCGGGGGCCCTCCACGGCACTGGGGGTTGCATTTAAACTCTTGGAAATGCTCACCTCAACAGAAGAAGCGGAGAAAACCAAAGAACTTATGGGATTTTAG
- a CDS encoding kynureninase/PvdN C-terminal domain-containing protein, translated as MDFAVWCSYKYLNGGPGATAGLYINKKHFGKSAGLKGWFGSKDESQFLMNHDFHQDKDANGFLLGTHSLLAMAPLEGALNIFNEAGMDRIREKSLRLTEYLMYLIDRKLSRYGYAIGNPREEHRRGGHVSLEHEEAYRISLALRDHHVIPDYREPNVLRLAPVALYNTYEEVYKLVEILEFIVSKKVYENYDLERVTVL; from the coding sequence TTGGATTTTGCTGTGTGGTGCTCCTACAAATACCTAAACGGCGGACCCGGGGCAACGGCGGGACTGTATATCAACAAAAAGCACTTTGGAAAATCCGCAGGACTGAAGGGCTGGTTCGGCAGCAAGGATGAAAGTCAGTTTCTGATGAACCATGATTTTCACCAGGACAAGGATGCAAACGGATTTCTTCTTGGCACCCACAGTCTTCTTGCCATGGCTCCCCTTGAAGGAGCTTTAAACATTTTCAACGAGGCGGGGATGGACCGGATACGGGAAAAATCCCTTCGTCTTACCGAGTATCTGATGTATTTGATTGACCGAAAACTCTCCCGGTACGGCTATGCTATCGGAAACCCCAGAGAGGAACACCGCCGGGGAGGTCATGTTTCTTTAGAGCACGAGGAGGCCTACCGCATCAGCCTGGCCCTTAGGGATCATCACGTCATCCCCGACTACCGAGAGCCCAATGTCCTGAGACTTGCACCGGTGGCTCTTTATAACACTTACGAAGAGGTGTATAAACTGGTGGAGATTCTGGAATTTATCGTCAGTAAGAAAGTGTATGAAAACTATGATCTGGAAAGGGTTACCGTGCTTTAA
- a CDS encoding SagB/ThcOx family dehydrogenase, with the protein MFWEYPDKRRFAILPMAAILLVGVITTGCEENQETGEEPGNSVEEEEPLVLPSKEEFADQLNVPLMDSLSQRRSVRDYSEEALTLKELAALLWSAQGITEEERGYRVAPSAGATYPMEVYVLAENVEGLNAGLYRYSPGSL; encoded by the coding sequence ATGTTTTGGGAATATCCTGATAAACGGCGTTTTGCAATTCTCCCGATGGCGGCGATTCTATTAGTGGGAGTTATCACTACCGGCTGCGAAGAAAATCAAGAAACCGGGGAAGAACCCGGAAATTCAGTAGAAGAGGAAGAACCCTTGGTCCTTCCCTCGAAAGAGGAGTTTGCAGATCAGTTGAATGTTCCGTTGATGGATAGTCTATCTCAGCGCAGGTCGGTTCGGGACTATTCAGAGGAGGCATTGACCTTAAAAGAGCTGGCGGCATTATTGTGGTCGGCCCAAGGCATTACGGAGGAAGAGAGGGGTTATCGGGTAGCACCTTCAGCCGGTGCCACTTATCCCATGGAAGTTTATGTGCTGGCGGAAAATGTGGAGGGACTGAATGCGGGCTTGTATCGATACTCACCGGGAAGCCTATGA
- a CDS encoding PHP-associated domain-containing protein, with the protein MIIDMHIHEQTYSFDSFMKLGDIIEKSKAMGLDGVCITDHDSNGLRSFAEEMSEKTGFPVFVGAEILTFEGDILVFGVDKLPEKKLHAHELLQYVHKEGGVMISAHPYRKNNRGMEDGVRSKIALDGIEGLNGSTPEELNLKACDAGIYKNIPVFGGSDAHRLDRVGKYATKFPKNITRMEELVAAIKEGNTKPVYYDEGIYREFQYQRLLKAV; encoded by the coding sequence ATGATTATCGATATGCATATCCACGAGCAAACCTATTCCTTTGACAGCTTTATGAAGCTGGGGGATATTATAGAAAAAAGCAAAGCCATGGGCCTGGATGGAGTTTGTATTACGGATCACGATAGCAACGGTCTACGAAGCTTTGCGGAGGAAATGTCTGAGAAAACTGGATTTCCCGTATTTGTTGGGGCAGAAATTCTCACCTTTGAAGGAGATATTCTGGTATTTGGGGTGGATAAGCTTCCGGAGAAAAAACTTCATGCCCACGAACTGCTTCAATACGTACATAAGGAAGGTGGCGTAATGATCAGTGCTCATCCCTACAGAAAAAACAATCGGGGAATGGAGGACGGGGTTCGAAGCAAGATCGCCCTGGATGGTATTGAAGGTTTAAATGGAAGCACTCCGGAAGAGCTAAATTTAAAAGCCTGCGATGCCGGGATATATAAAAACATTCCTGTTTTTGGAGGAAGTGACGCCCACCGATTGGACCGCGTTGGGAAATATGCCACAAAATTTCCGAAGAACATCACTAGGATGGAGGAGCTTGTAGCAGCAATAAAAGAAGGAAACACGAAACCGGTTTATTATGATGAAGGAATTTACCGGGAGTTTCAATATCAACGCTTATTAAAAGCAGTTTAA